The Myxocyprinus asiaticus isolate MX2 ecotype Aquarium Trade chromosome 36, UBuf_Myxa_2, whole genome shotgun sequence genome segment tttacagcatctgtttatcttagttaatgttaattattttttaaaaccaaaagttgtatttgttaacattagttaatgcactatgaactaacatgaacttacaatcagcaattgtattttcattaaccaacattagcaaagattaataaatgctgtaaaaaatattgttcattgtttgttcatgatacctaatgtattaactaatgatAGATTCCTTGTTGTAAAGtggaaaaatctgggtttcatTGAGGTACTAGAGACACATCTTCAGTGGAAGTGTATGAGGTCAATCCATAAACGATAAAATACTTGTGTTACGttaataatatgtgtgttaaaattgttttagtgtgataaaatcgcttactgacCGATTTGATTCATATTactaaagttatatcaaatttgacaaaaacaacctaaaaacgaccgtaaaaaggacgatttaaacaactttacatctaaataatacacaagtcttTTAAAAATACACAGATAAATACACAAAACTAAAAGAACTAAtataaatgcttttgtgaaattatcagcttcacatttctgcctttcaacCCTCTAAAAATgttccccatttacttccattgtaagtgcctctttttatagaaaaggaaggacatgtcaaaattattattaattttgttgttgttgtggtaatcaacattatacaacaaatgctgttgattgagcttaacttgttttaaacccggaatattccttcaagctTATTCAATATTGAATTCTACTGTGATTTTAGACTTTATCTGATGCAAGTACCAGTACATTAAATTTGTACATTTCTGCAGCAAAGATATCCATAGTACTGTGTGATAAGCAGGATAAGGCAGAAACGCTGCTGGCTAACTGTGAGAAAAAACTCACACCTGTTTTGAAAACTATCATCCTCATGGACCCCTTTGATGCTGCACTGAGTGAGAGAGGATCTAAGTGTGGAGTGGACGTTCTGAACCTAAAGGATGTAGAGGTACACTAATAGTTCTCTCTGATACTAAAGTAAAACTATATAATAAAACAACTATACAAATATTAAAGGCTCAGATATCTTGTACCTTTTAAACAGAATATAtttccccaatttttttttttttttttttttttcaggccttTGGGAAAGACAACCTTCACAAACCAGTTGTAAGTAATGGGTTTTAAGGaattgttcacacacacacacacacacacacacacacacacacacacacaaagaagtaaaaaaaataaaataaaaaataaattcattatttactcactttgaTGTCATTTCAAAGCTGTATGCTGCCCATCAAACTTACAAATGCTGTATTCCAAGACTTCTGTGCTCCCCTACCAAGAAGTTCATTTATTTGTGAAActtaattatgaattattttattatgattaatttagtaaatattatttaaattatatatgttATTTTTCTAGCCTCCAAAGCCAGAGGACTTAAGCATTATTTGCTTCACTAGTGGAACCACTGGTAAGTGTGATGCAGTGTCTTGTATTCTATTCTATGATCGTAAGAAACACTGTAGACCACATTTATAGCTCTGAAGCCAGAGTTTAGAGAGAAGTACAGTGTGTACTATGTGTTTGAGCTCTAATACTAGTATTCTGTGCTTCAGGGGATCCAAAGGGAGCCATGCTGACCCATGAAAATGTAGTTGCAGATGCAGCCGGTGTGCTTCAGAGCTTTGAGGTGCTGTATTGTATGTCAGTGTGATGGCTACATGATATTTGCAGAGACTATGTAGTGAATGTAGGTTTTAATGTTGGATGTCAAACCTAAATTTCTACAGAATGTCTATGTACCCTTTCCAACTGATGTGTCCATCTCCTTTTTGCCCCTGGCACACATGTTTGAGAGAGTTGTACAGGTAAAGCACTTTCTCATATCTGGCACTCTGCtaaagtgcttttttttatgGCATATGAATGCTTTATAAAGAATATAAATGGATTTCTTGTACAGTCACAGAAGAACACTGAAGTGCTtgtttttatgtatgtatacCAGACAGTGATGTACGGTGCTGGGGGCAGAGTTGGATTTTTTCAAGGTGATATCAGACTTCTACCAGATGACATGAAAGCCCTGCAGCCCACTATATTCCCAGTGGTTCCACGTCTTCTGAATCGTATTTATGACAAGGTACTGTATAAAAGTACATACAGAGTCAACATTCTCatggtaaatatactgtatattttgaatcTAAATCTtatatttagattatatttttaatCCAAATTTAAATCAGTGGTGGTGCAAACGTTGCCACTATGGTGCTGGGGTGGTTGACAGGGCgttgctatacggttgctaaGTATGAGCAAGCGTACGCCTAATATTGATGCTTGCCCGGTAGCATTGACCACTACTGAGACATGAATTTCTgttgttctgattttttttcattgttatacagtatgtactatTGTCTGTATTATTTGTTACTTATATGAATGCTCCTATACAAGCCTTTCATTTTCCCCAAAATTATCTGTTCAGGTCCAGAGTGGAGCCCAGACTCCGTTAAAGAAATGGCTGCTGAACTTTGCCATTGAGAGGAAACATGCAGAGGTGAAGCAGGGCATCATCAGGAACGACAGCATATGGGATAAACTCATTTTCCACAAAGTGCAGGTATTCCCAAGAGATCAGAAGGGAGGAGCTTTGAATTTatatggggtttttttttttagttcaagcAAGCAAGATGGTTTTGAAAATAAAGTTTGATTGTGTATTCCTGTGGGGTATGGTTCAAGAaggattttaattgttttttacagGAATCTTTAGGGGGTCGTGTGAGGGTGATGGTAACAGGTGCAGCTCCCATCTCTCCTTCTGTGCTCAGCTTTCTGAGGGCATGCCTCGGGTgccaggtaaaaaaacaaaatgtacttcTGGTCCCACTTCTACACCTAATTGAAATAAGAgtccaaaaatatataaactttgTCTTGAGAGAGCCATGTTCAGATTTTGGAAACTATGTTAAAAGTCAGCAGTATTAAATTTTGGACTTCTAGAGGTCTTTCAGAGTTTTCtgaaaggggtcatatcatgaagaCATTTTCCTTGACCTTTCAAGACCATTCATTAAACTATGCAAACATATCACCCACAAATGGCTGCAAAAATGATGATTTTAATTTCCATGTCaataatgaatttatttttaattgggtCCCCTATCTTTTCAGTCGGATCTTAACAGCAGGGTGCGAATTACACGTCATCATAAATACATAAGaatcattataaattataatacatagtcctaaatttattatatatatatatatatatatatatatatatatatatatatatatatatatatatatactgtacatatatatatatatatatatactgtacatatacatacataagaAAAATGAATACCAGGGGGGGAAAAAATGTGGGCAAATTTTATGCaattttgtatataaaaaatacagaaaGATTAAAGAAAAGCCCCCTAAAGCCCCCTGTCATCTTGTTCTCCCCCTTTATGATAGCAATTAAatcacagaaaacaaacaaaacaaaaacaaaaaacaacaacattaaaactactaaTTTTTCAACTGTTTTGCACTTAAAAGATAGAGCAGTACATTTCAGCACAGATTGTTAACCTGTCCAGTGTAATGTAGTTTTTGTAAAGAGGGTATTGTTGAAGGATGGGTCAGTTAAAATCTATGTCGGACATGACAGCAAACCTGTAACTTGCGAGTAAGTGTAGAAATGTGCTGTTTACATGAGAAGAGGAAGTTTACATAGAAGCACACCAGCAAAAAAATAGCCCATTTAATTCAAtgggtcagagagagagagagagagagagggtgcaaatggtcataaaaaaattaattatgactgttttgaacACTAAAATACTTATTATTAAttgtaagtggacctcaggggaaATAGTTTAAAAATTAATGTTTTGATCCCTTTAAAAATACTATGATACAAAGTCCTAAaaacagtgtgtgtatatgtgtattgaTCTGGTGTCACAGTGACCCAGAGCTGACTTTTTTTGTCCCTGGCCTGCTTTCCAGATATTCGAGGCATATGGCCAGACAGAGTGCACTGCTGCCTGCACTTTCTCCATGCCTGGCGACTGGACAGCTGGTGGGTTCCTCTGACTGACAATAATGTTTTTGTCATATACAGTAACACTCTGAATTTTATTCAGTTTATCTACTCTTAATTTCAGGGCACGTTGGCATTCCTGTTTCATGTAATACTGTCAAACTTGTTGATGTTGAGGAAATGAATTACTTCTCCTCCAACGGTGAAGGGGAGgtaatgaaatataattttacaaatcTTATAACAATATGTCATTACAACCGCTCATAGACTAGCTTTGGTGGTTTTTTCAGGTTTGCGTAAAAGGAAAGAATGTGTTCCTCGGATACCTCAATGACCCGGAAAAGACAGCTGAGGCTTTGGACAAAGACGGATGGCTGCACACTGGGGATATCGGCAAATGGCTGCCTGTGAGATCCTTCAATGCAATGTTGcaacatttaaatgtgtatttatcGTCATATTAGACAATTTCTTGTCAATGCAACTTGAATGGAAAGAAATGTATATAAGTGATATAAGCAGGTAGCCAAGTATACAAATTGAGGACAAGAATAAAACCCAAAAGTTCCAAAATACCAACTGA includes the following:
- the LOC127426913 gene encoding long-chain-fatty-acid--CoA ligase 5-like; the encoded protein is MEFLFEFLFTPLSTSGLVFLFSLAAIALLLLNTRPKPLQPPTYLNHQSVGIVGGARKSALMKDDNLISSLYQDAKTLYEVYQRGLRVSGNGPCLGYRKKGQPFQWLKYKQVSDRAEFLGSALLHRGLKPSQESFIGIFAQNRPEWIISELACYTYSMVAVPLYDTLGPEALVFIINRAKISIVLCDKQDKAETLLANCEKKLTPVLKTIILMDPFDAALSERGSKCGVDVLNLKDVEAFGKDNLHKPVPPKPEDLSIICFTSGTTGDPKGAMLTHENVVADAAGVLQSFENVYVPFPTDVSISFLPLAHMFERVVQTVMYGAGGRVGFFQGDIRLLPDDMKALQPTIFPVVPRLLNRIYDKVQSGAQTPLKKWLLNFAIERKHAEVKQGIIRNDSIWDKLIFHKVQESLGGRVRVMVTGAAPISPSVLSFLRACLGCQIFEAYGQTECTAACTFSMPGDWTAGHVGIPVSCNTVKLVDVEEMNYFSSNGEGEVCVKGKNVFLGYLNDPEKTAEALDKDGWLHTGDIGKWLPSGVLKIIDRKKNIFKLSQGEYIAPEKIENVYIRSAPVAQVFVHGDSLQSCLVAIVVPDPEVLPGFAEKLGVKGSFVELCKNQEIKKAILTDLIKLGREAGLKSFEQVKDLYLHSDMFTIENGLLTPTLKAKRADLTKFFKVQIDRLYANM